The window TTCTACAAGAGTTACCAAAAGGCAACAACATACAACACGAAAACGAAACAATTACATTACAAAGTATGAACCCGAAAATAAGGTTGCGGACCGCTCCCAGAGAAGTGATCCAATTTTGCCAATTGAGATTAAAACATTTACTTCTTCGCGATATCCAATCAAAAGAAAGAGCTTGTAATTCGCAAAACATAGACTGTATAGTACCCCTTTTGTTGTTAGATACCAATTCATTTCTATTCTTCCAAATTAAATAGCAAACACACCAACAAAGACCTTGCCAAACCATTTTTTTGATATCGGACGTAAAGTGACCAAACGAACCCTCGAACACCACCCGGCTAAATTATCTACCTCATATTTTGCAACACCCACACCataaagttgacttttaaaataattTACCTTTAAACCCGAAGCTTTTTCGAAACACTCTAATAAGTACATAAGATTCCGAGCATTTCTCCTGCTCCATTCACCAAAGAAGATAGTATCATCCGCGTATTGAAGATGCGAAATCACTATCTTATCATTCCCAATCTCGACTCCCTTGTACATCCCTTTCTCAACCGCAACTTTAGTTAAAATATTAAGCCCTTCCGCCGCAATGATAAACAAAAAAGGCGAAAGATGGTCTTCTTGTCTTACTCCCCTACCTAAGGAGAATTCCTTAGCAGGAGAACCACTAATAAGAATGGATATAGACGCGGAACTAAGACACGAAGACGTCCATTTTCTCCATCTATCCCCAAAACCCATGCATTTCATTACTTCTAGAAGATAGTTCCAATTAATCGAGTCGAACGCTTTTTGAAGTCAACTTTGAAAATAAGCCCAtgttttttatttcttttaagatCATCCACTACCCTCTTTACAATATCCATATTTAATATAGATATATGAAACATGCAGAACGTATCTGATCATAAAAATAAAGATTCTATACATAAAAACAAGTAactagaaacaaaaaaaaaaatggttataaaagaaaaaaatggttattATAATTTGTGTCATATAACTTTGATAAGCAACAAAGTTTTAATTTTGATTTTCCCAAAAAATGATTGATGCTTTCACTTGAATTGGAAGACTCAAAGTCAAATTGCTTGGAGTTGAAAAAGCCACTTGGTCTACCTTGAGTGAAATGCAAGTCGCAAACTAATAATAATGTAACTTCAATCCAGCTTTTCTATATAAACCAATATTGAATGTAGAGAGTATCTAAAGCTGTTTTTTTAATCCAGCTGCTTATATAAACCAAAAACTTGTATAAATTGAGAAAGGAAGGTAACAAAGTGACTTTATTTCTTATCTGGTAGTAAAGTGATTCTAATTTTATTCTTTTTTCCTCTCTTAGCTACTTAGAGCACCAAAGCCGGGTAATTTTTATTCTTTTTTCCCTCTTTTAGCTACTTAGAGCATCCAAAGCCGGGTAATTTTTTTCACCGTCGCTCAAATCTGACGCCGAGAAACCGGCATCGACGACACCGCTCCGGACGTTGAGCAACAGTTGATAATAGATAAAAATACTAAGGATTAGACATAGAACAATTTCTTCAATTTTATCTTCAGTGTTAAATTTCAGGGTCTATTTAGACGCTAAAATTAGACACTGAGTTTAATATCATGACTCCAAGTGCTCTTAATAAAAAGTTTTTGTATATACGTTCGCAGTTCACAAATTAATTTTTAgtgattttttttttagtttagggTAGCAAATTACTGCCGAAACTGGTTGTTTCCGCATTTGCGTTATGTCCGTTACATGTGTCTATATTATAATTAACAAAATGAAATGTAATTTTTTGGGCAAATTCCACTAAAAGGTAATCTTTTTACCCAAATTTTTTATGTTAGGTAACTTATGTTTATTTTGACGTTTAAAAGATTGTTTTATCAAGTGTTAATCATAAAGAGGAGTATCGTTACTTTTCAGTTATAACCCCGTCAAAAATTAATGATACTCCATTTTTTAAGTAAATCATATGCAAATCTGATCATTGGCACTTAAATGGGGATAACGAATATATGCAATCCTGATAATTGGTATATACGTGTGTCGTTAATCTTCTACGATCATATTACAAACATAACGTAAATTAAGTAAATATTCGATTCGTAAAAATCATCATTCACGAGGTCTTTCATATCCTTAGGTAAATGCCAATGATCAGGTTTGCATATGATTTACATAAAAAAATGAAGTATCGTTAATTTTTTTGACGGGGTTCTAACTTAAAAGTAACGATACTCCTCTTTTTGGTTAACATTTGATAAAACAATCCTTTAAACGTCAAAATAAACGTAGATCATCTAAAATAGAAAATTGAGGTAAAAATGTTACATTATAATGGAATTTGCCCTAATTTTTTTAATTGACAAATATGGTCTGTGTGACGTATTTTATTAGTGCACTAGTAGTCGTGACATTGATTTCAGTGTCTAATTTCAATGTCTTCCAATACACTAAAACTTGAAGTCAAAAGTGGAGAGATAGTTCAGTGTCTAATTTCAGTGTCTAaatcatttttaattattttttcatacttttaatattatttaattattattatttatttagttcATTTAAAATCATTtcatttattatttaatatatttaaataacataaatatataaatagattattattattattattattattattattattattattattattattattattattattattattatattaaataaaaacttaaaacccaattttTCTTAAAACAATTGCTCAATTTGGCTCAATTTATTTAATTTTGGCTTTTTTATCTGTATAACTTATAACCTTGTCTTCCCGATCTAACCCTGTCGACTTCTCCTAGTTCATGTTtctacaacaaaaaccaaaaacaaaaaccagaaaacaaaaacaaaaacataaaTCAAAAAAtaatgaaagaaaaaaaatggttgaaaatcaGAGTCGCATAGGCGACGGTGGAAGGCAACGACAAGGATCGACGGCGATTTGACGGCGGAAGGGAGTCGACGACGTCGGTTTCTCGGCGTCGGATTTGCTTAACGGTGAAAAAACCCTTACGACTCCTAGTTCTCTTAGGCATTCCATTTGGACGAGTAATCATTTATGTAAGAATGTCATATTTTGATTATAGCAATTATTATAATGAGGGATCATTTTAGGTAAATGAACATTACTATCAAGTAAAACTAATGTAAAAGTGCTAGTGTAGTTAATTTACTTGTGATTTCAGCAAACCAAATGGACCATTATGTAATATACTCTGAATTTTAAAAtggcattttaaattttaattgggaCATTATCAAACCTAGGTTCTAAACAGCGAAGTTAGTTACAAAGCCAAATGTTATAAAGGTGAGTTTCTTTATTAAAGTTTGATTAGTTTATAGTGAGCAATTTTCACAAAAAAAGTACTTACACTTGAGGTGACTGAATAACTAATCTTCAAAAGAAATTAGGCTGCCTTCTTACTATTAGCTTTTAACACAAGTGGCAAAGAACTTTTTAAAACAGGCTATTTTAGGCCGGTTCCGACCAATACATATTTTTTTTACAGTACGTAATTAACTGTCACATAAACGCCACATCAGCATTTTCTCATCACTTCTTCGCCAATACTAACGAGGACTAAATACTCTCAACTATGACATATTTCCTCAAAATAGTTATTTTAATTTGACTTAATTACACGGATGGTCATTGTGGTTTGTCAAATTTTGCAATTTTAGTCACTAAACTTTTTTTCTTGCAAAGATAGTCACTGAGGTTTAAAAATCTTGCAAGAATGGTCACTCTGTGTAACAGACATTAAATTTGTCCGTAAAGTGTCAGTCACATGTCACATGTCagagggtattttagtctttttaACTTGCACCTTTATCATCAAGCGTGACTAGTACCCAAAATCATGAACCCTAATTCAACAAATTAGAAATCTGTTCAAATCAAACACTTTATTAATCAAAACTTAACATAAATCAGATCTAAAAAAAGATTACAACACACATATTAACTTCACTTTGAGAAACCATTAACAATCATCATCGATCGGCTAAAACATAAACTTCACTTTGAAAAATCTAATATGAAGATTCACAAACCCAATTGAATATCCATCGATCCACCATCACAACCACCACCGGTGATGGTTGTCATTAACGGCACCACCACCATTCTTGTACCAAAAATTACATCAAGATGTGACAACAAACAGAAAACGAATAGAAATCCACAAGCTACATTTCGTTTAGATCTTAATGAAGATTTGAAGAAGATACTCCTACAAAATACTCACTCACCAGATTAGCTCCAATTGGGCAGCGACGGTTGCACTCACCAGATCAACACCTTCGACGGCGCCGCTGCTATTCCCGATCTTGTTTACGGCGGCGATTGTTGTTGCTATTCCCCATCTTTTTTTTATCGATTCCTGCTGTTATTCCATTAACGAAGAACAAAAATCGTATTCAGAAGCAACTTTCGATGTATCTTTAAAGTAATTTCGTTTTGAATGTTGATTGTGGATTAGTGTTTTTGTAGCACACATGATGAAGATTAATGGATGATATGTTGTTGGTGATAATTAAGGAACTAAATTTGATTAAGGCTTTGTTATTTTAGATGAAAGAAAAGATGAATTTGAAGCTAGAAATGAGAACGAGCTAATAATCGATGGTATGATTTCAGATCTAGAAGAAATTAGGGTAGGTGAAGATTAAAATTATGTTTTttctatataatttaatttatgtatataaaggaccaaaataccctcacatgacagACATGTGATTGACACTTGATGGAAATAATTAACGTCTATTAGACGGAGTGACTAAATGTGTAATCTTTTGAAACCACAGTGACTAAAATTGCAGAAAAAAAACCATAGTGACTAAAGTTGCAATATTTGACAAACCACAGTGTCCATTTGTGTAATTAAgtcttttaatttttataaaaaaaatattttcattAAATTAAAAAGAAATAACATTacactaaaataaaataaaatataaaaaatgctccatattatttatattattatcttcCTTTTTACTATTGTTACTGGTTTATAACCCGCAATTTTGAGGGTTTTTAAAATTAAAGATTATGAAACTTATTTTGAAGAGTAAGCAGAAATGCATTGGAATTATGATAAGGTAATTCTGCACACCAATTGCGAGAATGCATATCTTTATTATATAAACACAATTACAGGATATTGACCATATATAAAATACAACAACCATTCCTATAACCATTCCTATATATAAGGAAATAAAATAACTTGTAATTATCTCTAATACCCCCTCAAGCGAACCGGGGGGTGGACCCACGTGAAGCTTGTGCCGAAAAGATTCAAACAATGGTTGAGGTAAGCTTTTAGTAAAGATGTCCGCAAGCTGGAGATTTGTAGGAACGAACTGAGTATGCAATTTTCCAGACAACACAAGTTTGCGGACAAAATAGTAGTCAATATAAATGTGTTTTGATCGTTTATTAAATACATGATTCTGACTTAGGAAGATAGCACTCTTGTTGTCACAGAGAATAGTAGGATGATCCGGTGGTAACACATGAAGCTCACACAATAGATGAGTAATTCAGACAATCTCAGCTGCAGTACTGGCAAGAGCCCGATATTCAGATTCACAAATTGAACGCGCCACAATTGGTTTCTTTTTAGCACTCCAGGAAACTAAGTTACCACTGAGAAAGATTGAATAACCATACGTAGACCTGCGAGTCTCAATACATCTCCCCAATCAGCATCAGAATATCCCATAAGAGTAGGTTTGGACGAGTGATAGAAAGACAAGCCAAAGTGAAGCGTGCCTTTTGACGTAACGAATGATCCGCTTTACCGCCTGAAAGTGATCACGAGTAAGAGCTTGAAGAAATTGGCTAACCTGATTTACTGCATACGAAATATCAGGTCGAGTAATGGTTAAATATTGCAAAGCACCTACAAGTGACCGATAGTATGTAATATCATAATAAGGAGTGCCCGGGGACGTAAAAACGGTAGCAGTAGCAACAGGAGTGGCGACAGGTTTGCTGTCAAGAAGCTTGGCACGAATTAAAATATCATGAGAATATTTACTTTGACTGAGAAACAAACCTGAATCAGTATAACTTCAAGCCCCAAAAAATAGCTTAGCTTGCCAAGGTCTTTGATAGAGAATTCCCTATGAAGGCGATCAATAAAGGTGTGAATAGTGGCTCCATGATTCCCGGTGAGAATAACATCATCCACGTATACCAAAAGATAAAGGATGCAAGTACCGTTTTTATAAATGAAGAGTGATGGATCAGCACGACTACAAATAAATCTCAGTTGTACAAGAAATGCATTGAGACGTTGAAACCAAGCACGAGGTGCCTGCTTCAGACCATAAATCCAGGAGGTTGTTCCAGAAGAACATGCTCAGTGAGATTGGCATTAAGAAAGGCATTTTTAAATCAtgctgatgtaaatgccatttgtgAAGCATAGCAAGGGAAAGAACTATTCCGACTGTTGATGCTTTCACTACTGGACACCAAACAAAACCTCACGTGCAGATTCAAGACTCACCACCACAGACATCGCTTCTTCAGTAAGCGAGGCATGTAGAATAAGAAGAGCACGTTGATCTGCGTCTAACCAAGCTGCAGGAGTCAACGAAGAGGGCGGTGGTGACTGTGGTCCGGTTATACCAAAAGAGACTGACGACGAAGGTGTTTGATCAGTAGGGCATAAAATTGTACCATCAATGTAACCGGTGAGTTTTTGATAAGCAAGAAGAGGGAGGATTTGATGTCTCCATAGATAATTGaatgaggaaagtttaatggttaacATATGAAGAATAATGTTAAGAGGGAGGGTTCCATCGGTTGGAGTGTTGGTGGCCATGGAATTTGTTCGACAGAAAaaatgaaatcgaagaggaagatgatacGGCTACAGAAGAAGAGAAAAGAAATTTTAGGGTTTTCTGCCTGATACCATATGATAAGTTAATTCTGCACACCAATTGTGGGAGTGCATATCTTTATTATATAAGCACAATTACAGGATAATACAATACAACAACCATTCCTATATACAAGGAAATAAAATAACTTCTAATTATCTCTAACAGGAATGATTAATCTTTggcaaatgaaaaaaaaaaagagagattaATATGGTAAAATATAATTCATAACAATTTTATTCAGTTGGAAGATGTAACCTACTTATAATTCATTCATACACTATCTTCATTACTTAATCTGCAAATAGGTTTTGAAGTACATTAGAATTAGTTCAACACAATACAATCATGATACGTCGGGTATTTGAGTCATCAATAGTTTGCGTTTTTGATTATGTTGTAGTGCATCTATAATATTTACATACAAAGTGTACATCATTCAATTTCCATCTACAACAGGTCACTCAGGGTGTAACCTACAACAATTAGTGTTAGTTCAACAATTAAAAATGTAAACACATAATTAGAAGGTTACAACGCTACAACAAAATCTGATACGACACACAACTGATAGATTCATCTTATTACTACTATATGATTTAATCAACCTTGTAAAATGTCAGTTGTAAATAAATGTAACACAACTGACAAATGAGAAATGCCTCGTGCTTGTTACACACATGCACACGGACACTATATTACAACTGAAGCACATGGTTCTTTTTTCTATATATAGTTcaaaccaaggttgcaaaagacgtgagacggggtcgagacggtcgggtcctaaaaaggtcgagacgttcgagacgggggtcgagactaacgttgaccaaagttgacttttaaatatataagtatataaatgtatatatgtgtacatattttaaagcaaaaaactttaattgactaatgtgtactcataattgctatcaccgttaatataatacggaaaattcaaactaaaatacgacaaatttgaccgattttactgactttctggcttttccgaattttgagagactttgaccagatttttttcaactttgacccgaattttgaccgttgactgtcatattagacggttttcttcgagacgggacgggctagtcactAAACCGTCGCAACGGGCGCCGAGACGGCTCGAGACGGGATGTTTTGCAACAGTGATTCAAACTAATAAACAACCATATATTTAGAAACCTAAACAGCAGGCTACATCCACCCCTGCTGCTCAGAATCTTAGCCACTGTATTAACCCTTTAGACCCACCCGGTTAGACTCCACTGTTTAGGTCATTCAATGACAAGTGGTATAACCCACCTGAAAAAGAACCTTTTTAAACGCCCTAAACACTTCTCATATCTCAATGTTTTACCTCCAATAGGCAATGGCTTGTGAACATGTTTATAATCTTAAGATTGATTAATGCTATATAGTTATGTTCCCTCATCAGCGTATTTTCTCTTCAGCCTGCGAATATACATTAAAAGAGATTCGGCACACTGCACATAGAAATCTCTAAAGAAATAAATGTGTCTAGACCAATAAATCGATTCAACATAATActtatatgtagcgacccgacaaaatcgtcattgacggcgccgtctacttaggtcccgttacgtggtcataagtctttaaaataacgtttgaccaaaaatatgtcgcattcatttcaaatgtaaagattatttcaagtttacaaaaatagttcaaccacaagttatgttacaatgttataagtacaaatgaaacctatgcgacacagtttaaagtaaagtcaaaagacgctccatgtatgcatatatactcgacatccaatgcaagtatcaaaataagagcggaagcatgtatcacatatcgttcaaagacctgagaaaaacatagaaatctgtcaacaaaaacgttggtgaaatcataggtttaagtaagtaagtgagtaagtaaaatgaatcacaagatttataacatttcaataatagtaaaccatttcaaaaattgttatcacgagcacccagttatcaaggcttaacttaccttccatagaaccccatcacaatagtgttagaacatatactgtttctcgaaaatatatttcatccgaagtaacggtagcgaaccgtccgaatgagggtttgtcaaacccatatggccatacaacataagttctcgcttacacccggtaagtgtaactaatgataatcgaattgaggattttgttctaactcgtatgtagaatgtttgttttcatacttgtgttcactttgtaaaatgaaacgtttatgttttctcatcccaatgtaagtttaaaagagtaaaagtgggactatgatttcaccttgtgtgcacgagtaatgaagtacttcacaagtaaacgtgtgcaaggacaattgctagtcttgacctaaacaagtagattgtatcaataacggtaaacacgatgggtcaa of the Rutidosis leptorrhynchoides isolate AG116_Rl617_1_P2 chromosome 5, CSIRO_AGI_Rlap_v1, whole genome shotgun sequence genome contains:
- the LOC139848910 gene encoding uncharacterized mitochondrial protein AtMg01250-like, with amino-acid sequence MGFGDRWRKWTSSCLSSASISILISGSPAKEFSLGRGVRQEDHLSPFLFIIAAEGLNILTKVAVEKGMYKGVEIGNDKIVISHLQYADDTIFFGEWSRRNARNLMYLLECFEKASGLKVNYFKSQLYGVGVAKYEVDNLAGWCSRVRLVTLRPISKKWFGKVFVGVFAI